One genomic window of Hemitrygon akajei chromosome 1, sHemAka1.3, whole genome shotgun sequence includes the following:
- the LOC140733503 gene encoding astacin-like metalloendopeptidase isoform X5 has protein sequence MHVRSFSIEGDIIKPLRQNIVTYQTQTWLKSPDGVVRIPYEISPQYDEQTQREIGRGFKEFERFTCIRFVPHTDEEDFISLRPVPGCSASVGRVGGTQLISLNRRCLEKGKGVIEHELMHSLGFWHEHTRSDRDKYIKIEWKNVWPGYEHNFLKKNTNNLKSGYDYGSILHYSRTAFSRNGQPTLTPLVDTDAVIGQRVRLSEMDLLKVNRLYNCTAYLEDKADTVKCKGKRNQWL, from the exons ATGCATGTGAGGAGCTTCTCCATCGAAGGAGATATTATCAAACCT CTCCGGCAAAACATCGTAACGTACCAAACCCAAACGTGGCTGAAATCCCCAGACGGCGTGGTGAGGATTCCGTACGAGATCTCGCCGCAGTATG ACGAACAGACCCAGAGAGAGATCGGCCGAGGCTTCAAGGAGTTTGAAAGATTCACCTGCATCCGATTTGTACCTCACACTGATGAGGAGGACTTCATCTCTCTTCGGCCTGTTCCTGG gTGCTCTGCGTCAGTGGGGCGGGTTGGAGGCACGCAGCTCATCTCGCTGAACCGGCGGTgcctggagaaggggaagggcgTCATTGAGCACGAGTTAATGCACTCCCTGGGCTTCTGGCATGAACACACGAGAAGCGACCGAGATAAATACATCAAGATCGAGTGGAAGAATGTGTGGCCCG GTTATGAACataattttttaaagaaaaataccAATAATTTGAAGTCCGGATATGACTATGGCTCCATCTTGCATTATAGCAG GACAGCATTTTCCAGGAATGGACAGCCAACCTTGACGCCACTGGTGGATACAGACGCTGTGATTGGCCAACGCGTCCGCTTGAGTGAGATGGACTTACTGAAGGTTAACCGGCTCTACAACTGCACGGCATATCTCGAGGACAAGGCCGATACGGTGAAATGTAAGGGAAAGAGGAACCAGTGGCTTTAA